The uncultured Campylobacter sp. genome segment TATTGTCTCCTTTTTGACTGCATTATACATTATTTATATGGATAATGCAATGATTTATAAATGTACTTTGCTAAAATTCCATTACGAGAGAACACTATTAATTCTAAATCTAGCGAAATTTTAATTCAAAACGAAATATGCATACTAAGCGCGATTATGCATAAAAGTAGTGCCAGCGGGACATAGACAAAGCGCCCGATATCATACCAGAGCTTGCCGCGGGCCCTATCTGCGCCCAGATTGATCTCATCTAAAATTTCATTCCGCTTAATCACCCAAAACCACGATATCGCTCCGATTACTGCTCCGATCGGAATGATATAAATCGATACGAAATCCATCCATGGCCCCCATGAGCTTATCGCTTCCATACCAAGGCCTGCGCTCAGGCAGATCGCGCACAATAGCGCAAGCGTGAAGGCGCGGCTTAGCCTTGGAAACTTATGCATTAGCGATTCGGCGACTACTTCGAACATATTTTGAAGCGATGAAATTCCACCAAAAATCACGGCGGTAAATAAAATCACTGCAAAAATTCTACCACCTGCCATATCTTGCAAAATTTTAGGCAGAGTTACGAAAAGTAGCTTAGGACCCGCCGCAGGATCCATTCCGTAAGCAAATACTGCAGGGATCATCACTAGCGCAGCTACCATTGCGGCTAGCGTGTCAAATAGCGCGGTATTTTTCGCTGCGGATACGACGTCTTCGTCCTTGGATAGATACGCGCCATAGACGATCATCCCTGAGCCCGTAATCGATAGCGAGAAAAACGCCTGTCCCATCGCAGAAATCCAAACCATCGGATCTGCTAGCTTAGTAAAATCAGCGCCAAAAAGAAACGCATATCCGCCCGCAGCACCTTGCAGCGTCGCGACCCTAACCGCCAAAATTGCAAATAGCACGAAAAATAGCGGCATCATAATTTTATTCGTTTTTTCGATGCTTTTGGCGCCGAAAAACAGCGTCAGCAACGTGCCTGCGACGATTATGCAGTGATAAGGCACCACGGAGTAGGACGCCAGGGCAAAAGAGTTGAACCATGTATCGGTATTTTCGCTCATTAGCGAGCCGTCTATGGCTTGGACTAGCGCCTTTAAAACGTAGGCGATGATGACGGCATAGCCCACTGCGATACACATCGAACCGGCAAGTGGCAACCAGCCGATAACCTTACCGATAGCGCCCAGTCCGCGGCTTTTCCACGCGTATTCGTATGAGCCCAGCGTGCCTGTTTTGGCGCGGCGACCGATCGCGTATTCGGCGCTTAGGCCTACGTATGAAAACAGCGCTACGAAAAAAACGTAAATTAGTAAAAATGCGCCACCGCCGTTCGTGCCGAGTTTATAAGGGAAGCCCCAGACATTTGCCATACCTACGGCGGAGCCCACGCAAGCGATGATAAAAGCCCAACGCGATGAAAATTTGTGTTTTGTCATAAAGCCATCCGTGCGAAAAATTTTCGTTATGGTAGCAAAAAGGAATTTAAGATTTATTTATGCGGAATTTTAAGGCGTGCCGACTTGATTACTTAGGAATTTTTAGAATTTAAAATCGCGAAGTTTTAAAGCAAGATTGGCGGAATTTTACGATTAAAATCTATAGAGTTAATTCTGCGATACTACGCGGCAAAATTTTATCTTTAATAATTTTAGAATTTTACGCTTAGGCTTTGGC includes the following:
- a CDS encoding sodium-dependent transporter, whose product is MTKHKFSSRWAFIIACVGSAVGMANVWGFPYKLGTNGGGAFLLIYVFFVALFSYVGLSAEYAIGRRAKTGTLGSYEYAWKSRGLGAIGKVIGWLPLAGSMCIAVGYAVIIAYVLKALVQAIDGSLMSENTDTWFNSFALASYSVVPYHCIIVAGTLLTLFFGAKSIEKTNKIMMPLFFVLFAILAVRVATLQGAAGGYAFLFGADFTKLADPMVWISAMGQAFFSLSITGSGMIVYGAYLSKDEDVVSAAKNTALFDTLAAMVAALVMIPAVFAYGMDPAAGPKLLFVTLPKILQDMAGGRIFAVILFTAVIFGGISSLQNMFEVVAESLMHKFPRLSRAFTLALLCAICLSAGLGMEAISSWGPWMDFVSIYIIPIGAVIGAISWFWVIKRNEILDEINLGADRARGKLWYDIGRFVYVPLALLLCIIALSMHISF